In Oncorhynchus gorbuscha isolate QuinsamMale2020 ecotype Even-year linkage group LG08, OgorEven_v1.0, whole genome shotgun sequence, one genomic interval encodes:
- the LOC124040917 gene encoding transmembrane protein 275-like: MVVTDRSSSTPVPKKQEPKKKKRKSRPHGLPSPALCCACGLCIMLAGINITLVGAFAFSTLVPSANPPIIIGPILLLVAFSFFGACCVCSRLPPAQGSRRSKVGGRSMGMMGRGGLAGGATFEIETSEHTLQDTTAVQLSPSASPGSSRASSPERDAPDPAPPGTCKLFTMETNGPTSATAYYSAASAGGGAVRLNLPRDDMAT; this comes from the coding sequence ATGGTCGTCACTGACAGGAGTTCGAGCACTCCTGTGCCCAAGAAGCAGgaaccaaagaagaagaagaggaagtcCCGCCCCCATGGCCTGCCCTCCCCAGCGTTGTGCTGCGCATGCGGCCTGTGCATCATGCTGGCAGGCATCAACATCACCCTGGTGGGGGCATTCGCCTTCAGCACCTTGGTGCCCTCTGCCAACCCTCCCATCATCATAGGGCCCATCCTGCTCCTGGTAGCCTTCTCTTTCTTCGGAGCGTGCTGTGTCTGCAGCCGCCTGCCCCCCGCCCAGGGCTCCCGGAGATCAAAGGTGGGCGGGAGGAGCATGGGGATGATGGGGCGGGGAGGTTTAGCTGGGGGAGCGACGTTTGAGATCGAGACAAGTGAGCACACTTTGCAGGACACCACGGCAGTACAGCTCAGCCCCTCGGCCTCACCGGGGTCATCACGGGCGTCCAGCCCCGAGCGGGATGCTCCTGACCCCGCCCCCCCAGGGACCTGCAAGCTTTTCACCATGGAGACCAATGGCCCCACCTCTGCCACGGCCTACTACTCTGCCGCCTCGGCCGGGGGAGGGGCTGTGAGGCTCAACCTGCCACGTGATGATATGGCCACCTAG